TCAATAACTTTTTTAGCTCGAGGGGTTAGGCCAATGTCTCCAGGGGAAGGTCGCTCCCCTCGGCCGATAATGAATTCGACCGCTGATCTAACTTTTGAAAGCTCAACGTTCAAACTACTTAAAACGCGTGCGGCAACTCCGTCAGTTTCTCTGACCAAGCCTAGAAGAATATGTTCAGTACCAATGTAGTTATGATTGAAACGCTGAGCCTCTTCTTGGGCGAGCGAAAGAACTCTTCTTGCACGTTCTGAAAATTTTTCAAATCTGCTTGACATGGAGTCTCCTCTACATATCTAAACACAATAACCGAGATAAGGCGATACCTCAATCAACAGGATCAAAATATTCGGTTGGCCAATCCTCATCTTCAGCAGCTTGTTTTAGGCTGAGCCCTAGCCTGCGGCGAACCGGGTCTAGGCTGATGATTTTCAATTCAAGTGTATCCCCAATGGTCACAATATCTTTAGGGTGATTGATGTGTTTTTCAGTCAATTCTGAGATATGAATTAGTCCTTCAATCCCTTCACCAACCTTGGCAAAAGCACCAAATTCCGACAGCTTAGTTATTTGGCCAGATATAAGTTGGCCTACTGAATATTTGTCGGACGCATCCGACCATGGAGTAGGAGTAAGCCTTCGCATGCTTAGGCCTATTCGCTTTGATTCATTATCTATGCTGATGACTTCAACATTAACGGTTTGCCCGACATTGATGAAATCGTCAATTTTTTTAACGGGATTCCAAGATAATTCTGTCAAATGGACAAGTCCATCTACTCCGCCAATGTCGACAAATGCTCCGAATTTTGATATGCCCGTTACCGTACCTTCGCGGCGGTCTCCTATCACTAGTCCTTGGAGAAGCTCACCCTTTAATATATTTTTTTCTTCTTGAGTTGCATTACGTTCTGAGAAGACTGCTTTGTTTTTCTTGCGGTTTACTTCAATAGCTTTCATTGTGACTGTGCTGCCTAGTTTTCTCGTGAGCGCAACTTCTTGATCGTAGCCGGGCTCAAGAACTACATGGGAAAGCGGGATAAAACACTGTAAGCCGTCAACATTGACTACAACGCCTCCACGGTTATGCCCAGTTACTATCCCCGAAACGGATTCATTTTGCTCAAAGGAATTTTCTACTTTGGCCCAAGCAGTGATTGATTGGGCCCGGTCAAATGAAAGCATAATTTGACCATTTCGCGCTTTAGTGTCTAGAACCATAACGTCGATGGAATCTCCGATTTTGAATCGTTCGGTCGCAGGCATTGGATAAATAGATCGAATTTCACTAGAAGGGATCATTCCTTCGAATTTATAGCCTACGGAAAGAGATATACCATTTTCATCCATGCCCATAACTTGGCCTTTTACTATGCGACCTGTGCGAAGTTCAGCATGCGCTTCTTCGCTCGCAAGTAATTCAGCCATAGTAGGTTGCTCAGAATTATCGAAATTAGGCTTGTATGCCATTTAATACACCGTCAGTTATTTGCATAAAATTTTATGTTTATCCTTTGAGGCTGTAAACCCAGGAAGTGGGTATAACTGGCAGAAATAAAAATAAATTATTGTGCGATAGAAATAAAAAACCCGGGCATCGCCCGGGTATATATTTTAAGCTGGCGGTGACCTATTTTCCCAGCAAGTTGCCCTACCAGTATCGTAAGCGCTGGAGCGTTTCACTTCCGTGTTCGGGATGGGTACGGGTGGGTCCACTCCGCTCAAACCACCAACTAGAATATGATAATTCTCTCTGGATTAATTGTCAACACTGATTTTTCCGTTCCAGCAGTCTATAGACTGCTGGAACGGAAAAAGAAATTGATTAATAAAACTCGGAATCCGCACTATCTTTGTGAGGTAGGTGCAAGAATCTTGCTGTTTTTAAGTGAGGAAACTATAATTTCAGGGTTGTTTATTTCAATTGTTACTTAGGTGAACTATGGAACCGCGTGATGTAGTGGCTCTTGTGCCAAACGAAAAAATTTGTGAATTCCAATCGGGCGACACTGTAAAAGTAAATGTTTGGATTCGAGAAGGTGAGCGCCAAAGGTTACAAGGATTCCAAGGTGTTGTACTTCGCAAGAGGGCTGGTGGACCTTCTAGTTCTTTTACCGTGAGAAGAGTAGCTTCAGGTATTGGCGTAGAACGTTCATTTTTCTTCCACTCACCCAATGTAGAAAGCGTAGAGTTAGTTCGTAAGGGTATAGTCAGGCGTGCTAAGCTCTACTACTTAAGAGGCTTATCAGGTAAAGCTGCACGGATCAAGGAACGTACTATTGGCGGTAAGCGCTAGTACTGCCATTATCTAATTTCTGTAAGAATTAACGGATTGTATACTCCAGTGGTCAACACTGGAGTTGCTGTTTTGGGCGATCAGATAGATGTGATAAGCAATA
The nucleotide sequence above comes from Dehalococcoidia bacterium. Encoded proteins:
- a CDS encoding S1 RNA-binding domain-containing protein; protein product: MAYKPNFDNSEQPTMAELLASEEAHAELRTGRIVKGQVMGMDENGISLSVGYKFEGMIPSSEIRSIYPMPATERFKIGDSIDVMVLDTKARNGQIMLSFDRAQSITAWAKVENSFEQNESVSGIVTGHNRGGVVVNVDGLQCFIPLSHVVLEPGYDQEVALTRKLGSTVTMKAIEVNRKKNKAVFSERNATQEEKNILKGELLQGLVIGDRREGTVTGISKFGAFVDIGGVDGLVHLTELSWNPVKKIDDFINVGQTVNVEVISIDNESKRIGLSMRRLTPTPWSDASDKYSVGQLISGQITKLSEFGAFAKVGEGIEGLIHISELTEKHINHPKDIVTIGDTLELKIISLDPVRRRLGLSLKQAAEDEDWPTEYFDPVD
- the rplS gene encoding 50S ribosomal protein L19: MEPRDVVALVPNEKICEFQSGDTVKVNVWIREGERQRLQGFQGVVLRKRAGGPSSSFTVRRVASGIGVERSFFFHSPNVESVELVRKGIVRRAKLYYLRGLSGKAARIKERTIGGKR